The region CTGGAGGTGCCCTTCCGAGGGAGGAAAGAGACGCTGGCCCCTGGAGCACGTGGCAGTCCATTCCCAGGGGGATTCTCCCAGTACCCCCCACCCCTCGACTCTTCTCACTTCCCTGATCTGAAGATCATTCCTTCTCTCCCAGCCTTGCTAGAAACAAAACTCTTCCATCTGAAGATATAATGGGGGCGTGAGCTACAGTAAAGAAAATTGTGATGATAGCCTACAAACGCTCGTCTACATGGAGCAGCTGGCGTCTGTCGCCTTCTCACCCCTGCTCTGCGCCTACGGGCTCCGAAGGTCCCTCCACTAGCCAAACGTCAGCCACCTTCTTCACCAAGGCAAAACCAGACCAACTGCCTGACGGTCCTTTCTCCCACGTGGAGGAAACTGTTCTGCTGCTGTTCCTAATCATTGGGGCTGCCAGAGCAgctctgggggggcggggggagggctcAGCTGCAAAGCGGAagcgggaaggaaggaaggtgatgAGGGTCGCCCAAGAAGCTTCAGAACTTAGTCCACGCGAATTTAGAGCTCCCCGTGCGCTTTGTGAAGCAGCTCCGTCCTGATGTCCTCGGCCCTGGGGCCTCCAAAAAGCCAGGAAGATCGCTGCGGCCCTCAGACTCCCTGCTTGCCTTGATACTCCATCAAGAAGGCCGCCTTTCCCCACCAGGCACACTGGTGCCACCGAGTCATCCCGGTGTCCCTTTCTGTACCCTTTGAAGAATCCCAAGAGGGGAAATCTAATAAGAGGGAGCGAAAGACCAGGCCTTTTACCATCTTCTTGTGGGGGGGATCCGTCCTCTTCCTCCATAACATCATTTCCCTAGGACAGAAGGAAGGCGCTATGAGTCTGTAAAAGCAGTAAAATGAATCTGTTGATCAGCTGAAGACAGAAGTAATTGGCCTAATGGTATCTCACTCCAGGGCCTACGTCAATGGCATACATCTCCCGTCGTGTCTGAGGGGCCCGGGAGGCTGAGCAGAGACAGATTTTCCTTGGTGAGGCATGGTCTGCCCGCAGGGACCGCGTCTGAGGCCCGTCACAGATGTGCCCGGGGAATGTCAAGAATAGCCTTGGTAACAGTTtagctcatactgtctctgtctcttgaaggTGGACATAAAAGTTGTCAAATGAAAAGGTAAATAGTAAGATCATGGAACTTTCAGAAATTCCTTTGGGATCCCAGACCCCAACGGGCTCTACTCCCGTGAGAGCATCTGGCTCAAGAAAGAGTGCTAGTGCCCTCACTGTGACCTGGGCCTGTCACGCACTTCCCGAATACCTTCATCAGGGCACTCTCATACTGAATTGTAATCCTGTCCGCACCATCTGCCATGGGGCTTCTAGACGAACAGGACATTTAGTGactctacacacaacatggggctcgaacttacgaccctgagatcaagagttgcaagctcttgtgactgagccagccgggcgcctcTGCATGAGTCTGTCTATACAGTCAGGGTCGGGGGGGAGGCCAACACCAGGTCACTGGGGTCTTTGTGTCGTCCCGTGCCAGGAGGTGCCTGAGACAGTCATTCTGTGTAAATACTGAGCGAACGAAGGACACACACGCTCAGGTGGAGGGTCCTACCCAGAACAGTTCCCTCTAGGACCCACTCCACACCTGCTACGCTGGGACTGGTGCACGGTGCCGTGGGACAGTCCACCGACCGGAGTGTGTGGCCACTCTCCCCTGCacaccacaccccacccccaactgagCCAAGCCTGCCACCTTAGGAGGGCTCTTCCAGAACAGCACCCATCCTACCGcgcccccccacctccgccaGTGCCAACAGCCCCACCATCGGCGTTACCTCTGCGTCCTGCTCCTCGGCGGCGAGGCCGACGAAGTTGCTGTCCGGAGATGCTGCCGGCATCACCTGCCACAGAGCAACAGAGATCAAGGCACAGACAGACCCAGCTCGCAGGGCTGCAAAACCGACCCGAGCCCTCGGCACGGAAGTGGCACCAAAGAGAAGGGTCAGAGGCGAGGGGTGTTTGATGCAACGACCCCACCTCGTCTGCCAGGCCCTCCTTCCGAGCCCGGTGGGCACTCGGCAGCTGTCCCCCCGGCAGACCGTGGGGGGAGCTGCCCTGGCCGCGTGTGCCGAGTCACGGCAGCAAGGACCGTCCCCAACCCCGGgctcctccctcacctctcctTCTTCTGAGGGGGCCCtgctggcggcccggggcgaagGGAGcgcctctccctcttcttcagtGCCGGGGGCGATGTAAGAGCCGGACATGGAGGAGACCGTGTCGGTGCTGATCTGGGAGTGGCGGCTCTGGGAGGACACCATGGACATGACGGACTGGGCCAGACTGCTGCTGGCAGGGTCTGGGGAGGCCGGAGCGGAAGGAAGGAGACGGGAGGTCAGGCTTCGGCGAGCGGACTGAGGAGCGGACCCACCTCCCTGTGCTCACGCAGCGAGGACCACAGCGGCCACACCGCACCCTTACCTAAAAAGCTTCGGGTTCAAGGTTTTCCGAGGTTCTGCCCCTTTGCATTTTAGAGCTCAGGACTCTACCCCGGGAGCCAGGGTTTGCTCGTCTCTGACTTAATGTTACAGGAACCGCTGACGGCAGGCCGGGAAACAGACGAGGACTCCTGCCCCCCTGCCTGGCTGTCAGCAGGACCCCCTTGCTTCTGACTTTGGCCTCGTTAGTCACGCAACTTAGGTATCAACCTGCTGGCCCAAGTCCATCCTGGAGGAACTGTCAGGGGTGCTGAGCGCTGGGCTGAGGGGCCGAGCGTGCAGTCCCCCTCCCTCATGTACCTTCTGGGGAGGAGATTGTGGAAGAGAGAGGCGTCCCTGTGCAAGACGACTGGTCAATAGCTCCCGACGATGACATGGTAAGATTCTCACTTTCTGGAGTTATGCCACATTCCTGGAGGGAAACAGTTAAGTGCAAAGGGAAGGGTGTAAGGGCAGGGGGCTGGCTACGGAGGGTGAGGGGGGCATCGGGGCGCTGAGGGCCCCTCCATCAGGGGGCTACGTGCGGAGGAGGGGCGGTTTCTCTTGTCCTCACTTCTCTGCCGCCCTGGCCTGGAATGGCTGTCTCCCAGGGGAGGTGCAAACTTCAGTCAGCACATCCTGCCTGAGGCACAGCATCTGCTAGGGCCATACAAAGACTGCAGCTCAGGTGACACAGGTCACCCAGCAGCTGTGACACGGGAACACCCCAGGTTTCCCCAGGATTATAAACCGCTTTCCTTCTGAAGGAGAACACAAAACCAGCAGAGGCCTCACTGCCTGCCAGGCACCTCCGCTTGGATATCGGGTTAGTTCCAGCTCAATCGACCTAACACAAACACTACCTTtgcctccccacccactcccGACACCCCAGCTATCGGTCACCTGGGCCAGTACCCTCACCCCATCCCAGGCAGATGGGGATTCTGCCCCTATAACCTTTTCTCCAggagttttgtttggttttaagtagtctccacacccaatgtggggcttcagctcatgactctgagatcaggagtcacgtgctctactgactgagccagtgggTGCCCAAGGAGCTCTGTGTTTATTGTAGCTAAAGGATTCCCTCCCGCCTGGGCCAGTGGAGTCATCCTGACGGCCTGCTGGAATCTGGGCGGCCACTGTGTGCCTCCGTCAGGCAGGCCTTCCTACAGCAAAGCTCTCCCAGACAGCGGGCCTGCTCAGAGCCCCGGCCTCCGCCCTACACCTCTGCGTGCCCTGCCCTGGCCATCTCAGATGCTTCTGTCGCCTTTCTCTAGGAGTCTAAAACATGCTGAGAGTCAGCTCAAATGCTACTCCTCCACTCTGCTCCCCTGGTTTATAACTGCTCCTGTCTCTGCCACAGCACTTTACTGTCCCTTCTTCTCTGTCGTTAAAATTCACtcaatggggcacctgcgtggctcagttggttgagcgtccgacttcagctcacgtcacaaTCTCTCCGTTCAGGAGCCTGAGCCCTATGTCGGGTTCgctgctggcagcgcagagcctgttctggatcctctgcccctctatctgccccccccccccaataaataaaacattaaaaaagattcatctattcatccattcagcaaacaGCGCTAGGCACAGCACTGATACTTGTGTGCGTGTCCTGTCCCCAACCAGACACTGAGATCCCAAGGTCAGGAACCACTTCATCAGGTTTGCCTGTTCACTCTCCCTAGCTCACCGCTGTACAGAGAGCGGGGGTAATGAACCTGTTCAATGAAGCCTGTGGGGGGCACGGGTGGCAAGCCCCGCCCTCTTCCACCGGCCTCCCAACGCACCTCTGCTGGGCCTTCCTGCTGCCTGTTCCCACGCCCGCAACCTGCTCTCCTCAGACATCTGCATCGTTCACTCTCTCACCTCCTTCCGTCTTGGTTCACAGACTACTTTTTACAGACGGCAGCCCCCACCTCTGGCCTTGAAGTCCCTTGTCTGACGAGCCAACCCACAGCACGGTCTGACACACCCCTTTTCTCCTGTCTCTGCGTCCATCCTAGCCCCGATGGCAAGAATATCAGCGCCACCAGGGCAAGGACTTTTGTAGTTTCCTTACTGCTACTGTTCTCAGCATACGGAACAGTGCCTGGTAGAGAACACAGACAGGCTCAATATATTGTTGAAAAGATGGACGTAATGAAATCTTTGCTGCTGTCTCAAAGGGTGTTCCAAGGTGCCCGAGGAACGAACGAAGGCAGACGCACCTGGAGAGGCCTGTGGGACGGAAGAACCTGTGGTCCAACGTCCGAGAAACGGAGGGGAATGAAATTACCTCTTCGAGATGCTGAGCTGAGGGTCTCTGAGAGAGCGGTGTCTCTGACTCGCTGCAAGAACGCTCGTCTTCCTCTTCACGCAACACAGAAGAGTTCTGGGAAACAGACCTGTAACAGTCCGGAGGGGAAAGCATCTGGTGCCACAATCCACACGAAGAGGGGGACTGACTTGTACTCTCACGAGCCGGACTCCATGGGAAGAAGAGGCCCGAGAGGGGACGGAAAGGAAGCCCAGGTCTTAAGGAGGAGGACGGAGGTGGGAAAGAGCCCTAGGGGTAGCCTGAGCGCTTTTCGGGGTGTCAGAAAATCTGGGCTTTACCTTTAACTCCTTTAGTAACTTGTGTCTGTACCTGGGGAAAAGTCACTGACATTGTTAGGGTCTCAacattttcatctataaaatacgCTCCTTAACTCTGCCACAGAAAGCTTATCATGACTTGTGCCTAGTTGGATTCAAATGCTTATGAGGTACAGATCACAAGGTTCCTTCAGTCTTTAGACTGAGCGACGCTCCCCACAGGCGTCAATGACCCTAGGGATGTCCTTTTCCCCCCCAAAACACATGAGATTTGCCTGTCTGGATTCTCCTAAGTACCCACAGGTACCGTAAGTATCTTCCTCACCTACGGAATGGGGTAACCTTCTGCCAGAGTGTTCACCCCAGGTCTTAAGTGGGACAAAAAAGCTCCGGGAACAGCCCAGAAGGTCTACGCTGCCCTGGGGACCCAGGACGTGAGCCAGCACTGAGGAGGTGAGAGAAGCAGTGAGAGCCTATCGTCAGGGCCTTGAGGGGCAACACTGTCGAGCACCAACCACTCACTTGGAGAGACTCTTTTTGAGCTCAATTCCTTGGCTGCTACAGTCGGACAGGCGGTCGAGTGGGGAGAGCGTCCTGACAGGAGGCAGGTGGCCATCACTGCCGTACGAGGGGAGCATTCCCGAGAGGTGGCCGTCTCCAAGCACGTGAAGGGCAGGGGCCGCTGGGGATGGGGTGAGGGGCCCATTGAGGGCCTCCAGAAGAGACACAACTTCATAACCTGGTGGAATGTTCTCTGAGGACTAGGGGAATCAGAGACAGGTTGAAAAATTAATTAAGTACTCTTTGTTTTATGACACGATCATGTTTCTCACtctacactgaaaaaaaaaatgttttcttttacagCTGGTCTGGCAAGAAAAGCTTCTGCAAAGGAGGCCAAAGAAAGACACAATGTCAGGGAACCTGCATATTCCTACATTCCGCTTACAGGCGAACATCTTCTcagcaatgtttatttttctgattgtaATGGGAATACAGGTTCGTTACAGGGAATACGTGCTCAttaccgcgagatcataacctaagcagaaatcaagagtcagacgttaactgacggagcccccaggcgcccctatctgtaaatcacaattttatatcctgctttaTTTTAGCAAATGTAAGTATTTTCCTTCATACATGTCCCCTTGTCACAGATTCCATGTTCCCTACCTGTTCTCTGCCCGGGATTTAGCTGCATCCACCATTTCCTACTGTAAGCAACATTTTCAGGAACATCCttgtgtacagatcttttattgtttttggagATTTAATTGGCTTCATTAAGCAATTCGTGAAGCGGGCAACATCCCATCTAGCAAGGAGAGAAATGCTaccacaaatctttttttttttttttccacattgttttCTTGGTATTAAATTCTTAGATCTTCGATGACCAGATACAGATGTTTTTAAGGCGCTTGATGTATACAGCTATACGGTTTTGTTTCCTCAAAGAGCCTTCTAGTCACACTCCTATAAGCAGCACAGAAAACCTATTTCAACTGCttctctgacagcatggagtagCTTTAAGAAGCTTTCGAAtctaggggcggctgggtggcttagtcggttgagtgtctgactcttggtttcagctcaggtcatgatctcatgattggtgggtttgagccctgtgtgcagacagcgtggagtctgcttgggattctctctctccctctctctgccccttccctgctcatgttctctctctttctctcaaactaaatatataaaacttaaacaaaaaaaaagctttcgAATCTGAAAGGTGAAAAATggtacctcattttatttttttttaattattatttttttgtttgagagagagagagagagagagagaatgacagaggggcagagaaagagagggacagaggatctgaagtgggctctgtgctgacagcagccaagtccaatgtgggacttgaactcacaaaccaatgagatcatgacgtgagcctaagttggatgttcaatggactgagccacccaggcgccctggaaccTCATTCTAATTGATTGGTATATGGTGGATCTCTAATGtggttgacttaaaaaaaaaaaaaaaagattgttaacCAGTTAAGCATTCTcttctgagaattaaaaaaaaaatattctggggtgcctgggtggctcagtcggttaagcatccgactttggctcaggtcatgatctcacagtatgtgagttcgagccccgcgttgggctctgtgctcacagctcagagcctggagcctgcttcggattctgtgtctcctcgtctctctgcccctcccatgctcatgctcatgctctgtctcttaataataagtaaaagttaaaaaaaaattaaaaaaaaaatcctttgtccatttatctACTGTTTTATCATATGAGCCATGGCAAAGACATTGTCTTTCCTCTGATATAAATGCTGAagacacttttttctttaaatgatttgttgtttacctattttaattttttacacatatgaactttcacattttttatacGGTAAAAtctacccttctttttttttttttttttgtagtgttccTCTGCTTTTAAGCTTAGAGAGTCCTCTCCCATGCCAAGTCAATTAAAGAATCACCTATaatttattctcagtctttaataTTTGGTTTGGTTTCGTTTGCTTTAATATAGTTACTCTATCTGGAATTTTAGTTGTTAATCTGGTAAGGAGTAAAGTGCTAGGCTGATTTCTCCTCCCTAAATAGCTAACTAATTATCCTAATACCATGTACTGAACAATGGCTCTCTTCTACTGGTGTATGAATCTGAAGACGGTCTCTGCTACGAAAGCACAGCTTCGAGGCTGCGTTCTAACGCCATCACTTATGCTGTGAAACCGAGGTGAAATATTTCATCCACTCGGGTCGCAGTTGCTAAAGCCATGAAATGGGATAAAGAAAACAGTTACCTTCTTCGAGGACTCGGATAAAGACAGTAAACTGTATTCAAATCCAAAACAATCATCCCCTTGTTCCTGCTTGGGGGGAGTTCCAGAGCTGGACCCCACTGGGAGGAGGCTGCACGCAGACAGCTCTAGGCGTCGTAAATATTAACTGGACGCCCAGTTCCCAGGGAGGAAAAGGGGGATTTAATGATCAGTATCCAATTTTCCGTGGTAATACCGGTCGGTTTTAACACAATGTGACCTCAGCCAGCTTACCAAATACTGCAGCATGCCAGGGTTTAATTACTTGTTGCAAAGTCAGGTAAAGAAGGGtgagaggtgaaaaaaaaaaaccagcaaggAGAGCAGAACGCCTGCCTCACAAACGGTCACGGTGCCCAGCCCAACTTACTGAATGCTCTTCCGAGTCAGATGTCTGAGACGAGATGATGGGGTTAAAGCCGGTTGGGGACAAGGGGCCCAGTTTTTTCCTCATGGCCCGGATCTGAAGCAGTGCCCGGAAGGCTGGAAGAAGGAAACAGGCCATCGGGCCATCCTGATGCAGGAGTCAGGCTACACGAAAGCCCGGGCAGAAACcacagtccccccacccccaccccagtgtcgGTCAGTTCGCAGACCCCGCTGTCAGGTCCCGGCCTGCGGTTCTGGCGCTTACGCAGTCGGCAGATGGGGCAGTTGTTGGCCTGGTAGCGCAGGGTGTCCGCACACGTGTTACACAGGCAGAGGTGGCGACAGGGCAGAATCAAGGTGTCGCGGACATCCGAGAGACATACCACGCACTCAGCGCTGTTATCGCTCACTTCATCCTCAGCCACCTGTCCCAGGAGACAGAAATTCAGCCGGTGACACAAAGCCCTTCGTGTCCTCCATTTTCTTCACAAGCAGCTTTGCCTGAAGAGCTGAGACAAGTGGTAAGAACAAAACCTTACATTTGctttggacttaaaaaaaaaaaaaaagtttatttatttttgaggaaaagaaaggcagagagacagagaatcccaagcaggccctgtcagcacagagcctgacgctctgtgctggggctcgatcccatgaactgtgagatcatgaactgagcccaaattaagagccggatgctcaatggactgagccacccaggcgcccctgctttgaCTTGACTTTACCGTTCAGCAAGCGCGTTCACATACTGGTCAGTATCACTTCTTCTGGGAACTATTTATCTCAAGCTCGTCCTACGGGGCTCAGATCTGTCCTCTCCGACAGATCTGGCGGGGCCCTAGGAGACCACACCAGGAAGGGCAGGGGCCAGGTAACTGGGTGACCAGAACTCTGCAGAACAACTGATCCCTGCCTgcctgtgtttttcattttggaagTGATGTAAGCATAAGCATCTGAAATAAGGAACAAGAGAACACCCTCCTGGGACCAAACTGATTCCAGAGTTGGTCATGCTAAACCCTGAGATCCCACCTTCATCAGAGCATTTCTTACTCCGTCCCCAGGGAAAAAAGTACATTCAGAATTTCGGATGGAACTTGCCTTAGAATCCTGGGTGTTGTACTTGTTTTCAATTCCATAGATCTCCTGAAGGAGGTAGCTGACCCCATCTACCTGAAGAGCAAACAGAGAAGTTCAAGGGCAGGCTGACTCAACAGAGATAAGTAGGAATTTGCCCCTCAACCTTCTCTGGTAACCAAGGACTACTGATGCacaatgaaaaaaagcaaaggccTAGACAAGtaaggatgctttttttttttaattaaaaaaaaatttttttttttggggggcgcctgggtggctcagtcggttaagcgtccgacttcagccaggtcatgatctcgcggtccgtgagttcgagccccgcgtcgggctctgtgctgacagctcagagcctggagcctgtttcagattctgtgtctccctctctctgaccctcccccgttcatgctctgtctctctctgtctcaaaaataaataaacgttaaaaaaaaaagaaaaaaaaatttttaagtgtttatttgcttttgagacaatgcgagagacagagtgcaagcagtggaggggcagacagagggagaaacagaatccgaagcgggctccaggctctgagctgtcagcacagagcccgacgtggggctggaactcacgaactgtgagatcatgacctgagccgaagtcggatgctcaactcactgagccactcaggcaccccaaggatgcttttatttacttatgttttctctttgacagagaaaaggaaatccaaTGTTTGATTCACCCACCATTATACCCAACAGGGAACATGAAAGTTCACAAATACAACACTAATCTGTGTACTGCAGCTCACTATTCCAGACAGTTAAGAAGGGATAGACTAAGCAAATGGAAGAATGTGCATCAAAACAGAAGCATCAGCTATGTAACCAAAGTTAAGTATAGACATTACAAAaccaaaggaatggaaaagagaaagaaaagaaagaaagaaagaaagaaagaaagaaagaaagtgggcaagggaaagaggggaaaggaaaacatCTGAAGCAAAGAGAGACAGTAAGACCTTGAAGGGGAGGCCAATGGAGCCCCCCCACCTGCACGAGCCACCGTCACCCACAGAGCCAAGGACCCCTCTTGGCCCTGTTCCTTAAAACCCCAAGTTCAATGCCCACTCCCACTAGCCTAGCCACCTCAGAGCCAAAGCAGgcccttttcttgtttctttacatGAGCCCACTCCTCCCTCGGCTTCACCTCTGTCCCACTGATCCCCTCCCCTCAGACCTAGACGGTCACTGATTTTATACCTCACTCTCCGGTGTGACAGAGTCAGTTGCTAATGCCAAGCTAGCAATAGGAAAATAGACCATTTACCTTGAGCTACCCTGGCCTTTCCATCCTATCTAGGCGTTCTGGGAAATGAGGCCTCCCCACGAGACAACTCACCAAAGCCTGGCCGTGGCAGGCGGTACTCTGGGCCCAGGATCTGTTTCCTCCTGTGCCTCTTAAGACTTGTTTCGACCTACTGATTCTAACGGAAAGGATATTATCAACAGATTTAGACTAAGGTGTTATTGACTACTATTGGCCTCATTAATGAATAACTCAGAAGTTCAGACACCTGCCACCCATCTGCAGGGGAGGCTGGCCAGTGCCACTGGCACCACTCTTCAGGACTCTCCGCTCACCGTTGCaagagtggaaaaaaaagtgCTGGCACACAGCAGGGGTTAGGCCTTTGAGCAGACATATGCGTGACTTGCTGGTCATCCCGGAAGACAGCAGATGGCCAGGAAACTTGGAATTTTAGAAAAACACTTGGTGGGATAAATTAAGCCAAGGGCTCTGACTGGCTCTGAATTGGACCCCGACATTTTATCCTTTAGCTCGGAATGTTTCTCGCCCTGGCATTTTCAATGAAAAGAGTTCTCCCTAAACCTAATGTCAAGAGACAAatcctgttctttcctttctcaagaCCTTTGCTCAGATAATGGCTGCCTCCACACCAACAATTCTGGAACAAGAAAGACACCAAAGTCAGTATTCTTTTCAGGCCACCCAAGGAGTTTCTAACACACAAaaggactccttttttttttttttttttttattttaacttttcttggattaaaaaaaagggggggagtggaagagaaagaagcatgcttagcaaaagagaaaaagagagagatgaaaagaaagaagtctggggcgggggtgggcaacGATCCCCGGCCCTCAGATACCTACCACTTGTTTCTGTTTGAGGGGCTTGACACAGAATGACCCATCGGTGTGCTGGAATGAAACACGACCGTTAGGACCAGGAAGCAGGGGCAGGAACCGGGCGTTCTCGGGCACTCCTCTCATGACACCTGCGTGTGATGGCACACTCCTCACGCCGCGGGGCCTCATGAGCATCTAGTCTGACCCTTCCGTCTCGGGAAGAGGAGACTGCGGCCTCGAGAGCTGCAGGTCGCGCAGCATGCGGGCGGCAGAGCTGGACCGAGGCCCGAGGGCGGCCCCCAGTGTGGTGCTCCTCCCGCTCCGTGGGGAGCTGGGCCTGTCCTGCCGCGCTCAGGGAGCCGGCCAACAGGCCGCACGCGTCCCCGCACGAAAGACAGCTAAACAGAACCGAGTGAGGCCCTGTGAAGCTACTCACCTTTTCAAAAGTGCCCAGCAGTACATGGCAATGGCCAAaatactctgaaaaaaataaaggcacgCGGATGAAGGAGAAAGCCAAACAGCACACCTTGCCACCCATCTATCTTCCCCGATTCCCCCCAACCCGGAAGACCAGACGCTCTGGGCCGTCAGGAGAAGGGGCCCGTCCCCTCACCCAGGGCTGTTCTCATCAGCCTAAGGAGTGCAAGGGGCATGGAAACCGGCTGCCTGATCCCCACGGAGGGGGCGTGTTGTTCCCGAGGCCACAGCGACTGCCCGGCCTGTGCACCACAAAAGGGCAGCGCGTAgagcaaaagaagacagagaacgCCCATTACCGTCTCCTTCATCCACCACGGCGTGGACCACTAAAGGGTAAACCTCTCGGTCCAGATCAAAGCCAagctgaagggaaagaaaagggggggggggaggggaggaaagacttAACACGTTTAAATGGCCCAGTAGTCCATCAGAAAGGGAGACATCGTCAAGAAGCATTAACTTCATCTCTGCTCTCATTCGTCAACTTCGTGACCACCTGAGTCTGTTT is a window of Prionailurus viverrinus isolate Anna chromosome E1, UM_Priviv_1.0, whole genome shotgun sequence DNA encoding:
- the RNF157 gene encoding E3 ubiquitin ligase RNF157 isoform X1, producing MGALTSRQHAGVEEVDIPSNSVYRYPPKSGSYFASHFIMGGEKFDSTHPEGYLFGENSDLNFLGNRPVAFPYAAPPPQEPVKTLRSLINIRKDTLRLVKCAEEVKTLGEEAGRAKVHYNVEFTFDTDARVAITIYYQATEEFQNGIASYIPKDNSLQSETVHYKRGVGQQFCLPSHTVDPSEWAEEELGFDLDREVYPLVVHAVVDEGDEYFGHCHVLLGTFEKHTDGSFCVKPLKQKQVVDGVSYLLQEIYGIENKYNTQDSKVAEDEVSDNSAECVVCLSDVRDTLILPCRHLCLCNTCADTLRYQANNCPICRLPFRALLQIRAMRKKLGPLSPTGFNPIISSQTSDSEEHSSSENIPPGYEVVSLLEALNGPLTPSPAAPALHVLGDGHLSGMLPSYGSDGHLPPVRTLSPLDRLSDCSSQGIELKKSLSKSVSQNSSVLREEEDERSCSESETPLSQRPSAQHLEEECGITPESENLTMSSSGAIDQSSCTGTPLSSTISSPEDPASSSLAQSVMSMVSSQSRHSQISTDTVSSMSGSYIAPGTEEEGEALPSPRAASRAPSEEGEVMPAASPDSNFVGLAAEEQDAEGNDVMEEEDGSPPQEDGQRTRAFLGMECDNNNDFGIASVKALDNKLCPEVCLPGTWQADDNVVGRRHTQRPRLPSGSLEDPQDRPCVWGPLAV
- the RNF157 gene encoding E3 ubiquitin ligase RNF157 isoform X4, whose translation is MGGEKFDSTHPEGYLFGENSDLNFLGNRPVAFPYAAPPPQEPVKTLRSLINIRKDTLRLVKCAEEVKTLGEEAGRAKVHYNVEFTFDTDARVAITIYYQATEEFQNGIASYIPKDNSLQSETVHYKRGVGQQFCLPSHTVDPSEWAEEELGFDLDREVYPLVVHAVVDEGDEYFGHCHVLLGTFEKHTDGSFCVKPLKQKQVVDGVSYLLQEIYGIENKYNTQDSKVAEDEVSDNSAECVVCLSDVRDTLILPCRHLCLCNTCADTLRYQANNCPICRLPFRALLQIRAMRKKLGPLSPTGFNPIISSQTSDSEEHSSSENIPPGYEVVSLLEALNGPLTPSPAAPALHVLGDGHLSGMLPSYGSDGHLPPVRTLSPLDRLSDCSSQGIELKKSLSKSVSQNSSVLREEEDERSCSESETPLSQRPSAQHLEEECGITPESENLTMSSSGAIDQSSCTGTPLSSTISSPEDPASSSLAQSVMSMVSSQSRHSQISTDTVSSMSGSYIAPGTEEEGEALPSPRAASRAPSEEGEVMPAASPDSNFVGLAAEEQDAEGNDVMEEEDGSPPQEDGQRTRAFLGMECDNNNDFGIASVKALDNKLCPEVCLPGTWQADDNVVGRRHTQRPRLPSGSLEDPQDRPCVWGPLAV
- the RNF157 gene encoding E3 ubiquitin ligase RNF157 isoform X5, with translation MLKRVADEVEICKNRLRDDRHGEVQRSQFPYAAPPPQEPVKTLRSLINIRKDTLRLVKCAEEVKTLGEEAGRAKVHYNVEFTFDTDARVAITIYYQATEEFQNGIASYIPKDNSLQSETVHYKRGVGQQFCLPSHTVDPSEWAEEELGFDLDREVYPLVVHAVVDEGDEYFGHCHVLLGTFEKHTDGSFCVKPLKQKQVVDGVSYLLQEIYGIENKYNTQDSKVAEDEVSDNSAECVVCLSDVRDTLILPCRHLCLCNTCADTLRYQANNCPICRLPFRALLQIRAMRKKLGPLSPTGFNPIISSQTSDSEEHSSSENIPPGYEVVSLLEALNGPLTPSPAAPALHVLGDGHLSGMLPSYGSDGHLPPVRTLSPLDRLSDCSSQGIELKKSLSKSVSQNSSVLREEEDERSCSESETPLSQRPSAQHLEEECGITPESENLTMSSSGAIDQSSCTGTPLSSTISSPEDPASSSLAQSVMSMVSSQSRHSQISTDTVSSMSGSYIAPGTEEEGEALPSPRAASRAPSEEGEVMPAASPDSNFVGLAAEEQDAEGNDVMEEEDGSPPQEDGQRTRAFLGMECDNNNDFGIASVKALDNKLCPEVCLPGTWQADDNVVGRRHTQRPRLPSGSLEDPQDRPCVWGPLAV
- the RNF157 gene encoding E3 ubiquitin ligase RNF157 isoform X2, which gives rise to MGALTSRQHAGVEEVDIPSNSVYRYPPKSGSYFASHFIMGGEKFDSTHPEGYLFGENSDLNFLGNRPVAFPYAAPPPQEPVKTLRSLINIRKDTLRLVKCAEEVKTLGEEAGRAKVHYNVEFTFDTDARVAITIYYQATEEFQNGIASYIPKDNSLQSETVHYKRGVGQQFCLPSHTVDPSEWAEEELGFDLDREVYPLVVHAVVDEGDEYFGHCHVLLGTFEKHTDGSFCVKPLKQKQVVDGVSYLLQEIYGIENKYNTQDSKVAEDEVSDNSAECVVCLSDVRDTLILPCRHLCLCNTCADTLRYQANNCPICRLPFRALLQIRAMRKKLGPLSPTGFNPIISSQTSDSEEHSSSENIPPGYEVVSLLEALNGPLTPSPAAPALHVLGDGHLSGMLPSYGSDGHLPPVRTLSPLDRLSDCSSQGIELKKSLSKSVSQNSSVLREEEDERSCSESETPLSQRPSAQHLEEECGITPESENLTMSSSGAIDQSSCTGTPLSSTISSPEDPASSSLAQSVMSMVSSQSRHSQISTDTVSSMSGSYIAPGTEEEGEALPSPRAASRAPSEEGEVMPAASPDSNFVGLAAEEQDAEGNDVMEEEDGSPPQEDGQRTRAFLGMECDNNNDFGIASVKALDNKLCPEVCLPAAVPESCPINIEE